Within Suricata suricatta isolate VVHF042 chromosome 12, meerkat_22Aug2017_6uvM2_HiC, whole genome shotgun sequence, the genomic segment AATTCTTTAATGCTTTCCAAGACTGttcagtttcctgatttccaaAACAACTCCTcagtatctttttctctctcctcaaaccgcctcccccattccctccccaccaccacacaACACACATTTCCACCCCCTCAGCTgataacctgcttcagattcctgtgaggaaaaaaaaaagcagccaacCACAACTCTAACATCTTGCTATTTCCAAATTTGCAAGGCACTGGCACCCACTCCCTGGGCCTCCTCTCCGCCCACCGAGGAGATCCCACGTCTTCTGGATCCTTCttgtccttttctcttccttaaaaactCGACTCCTGAAATTGAGTCTTTTTTCTCCTGCATCactgatttcttcctctttatagGATTGGTCTCTTCAGCGCAATTTATCTTAACAAACACATTCTCCTGGAACTACTACATTTGTTTCCCAGAGCTGTtacaacaaagtaccacaaatagGGTGGTttcaaacaacacaaatttattctctcacagttctggaagccagaagcctGACATCAACCTGTTGGGAAGGCTGTGCTCCCCCCAAAGGCACTAGGGGAGGCTACCTTCTTGCTTTTCCCAGCTTCTGGCAGCCTCAGGTGTTTGTGGTAACGTAGGTCCAGTGTCTGCGTCTGTTGTCAAGTGGTGTTCTCTCCAGTGTGTGCCTGtccttgtctcttttccttctttattttttatttgtatttctttaaaaattttttcattacagtatagttaacacagtgttacattagtttcaggtgtacaatatagtgattcagtaattctatatAGTACTCTGTGgtcatcatgataagtatactcttttttattttttatactggACTgtactcttttttattattttattattttttattttagagaaagagagcatgagaggggcacaggaagagacagaaagagagagagagaaagagagagagagggagaaatagaaggagagggagagagaaaatcttaccACCTAGCATGGagctgatgcagggttcaatcccatagccctgggatcatgacctgagctgtaccCCAGTGAAAAGCATAcactgtttaaaaatgtttattttttttttagagagagagagtggggggagcacagagagagggatctgaagcagactccgtgctgaaaACAGaaagccccatgcagagctcaaactcataagctgtgagatcctgacctgagctgaagtcagatgtttaactgactgagacacccaggtgccctgataagtgtattcttagtctcctttacctatttcacccgtGCCCCCCACCTACCTCATCTCTGGTGAccatctgttctctatagttaagggtgctttttggtttgtcttttttccctctgtttgttttgttttatatattcacatgagtgaaatcatatggtatttgtctttttgactAACTTGTTTCATTTAGCCTTATTACTCTCTAGATCcttccatgttattgcaaatgggaatatttcattccttttgatggccaggtaatattccattgtgtatatatgccacatcttctttatccattcatccatcatggACATTTGAGCTGCTTCTATAACATGGccattgcaaataatgctgctataaacataggggtgcatatattttttgaatttgtgtttttgtgttctttgagaaaatacccagaagtggaatgactggatcatagggtaattctattttttacctttttgaggggcctccatactgttttccatggtagCTGCACCAGTTCCATGTttaccaatagtgcatgagggttcctttttctccacatccttgccgacGCTTcgttatttcttctgtttttgattttagcaattctgacaggtgtgaggtgatatcttattgtggttttgaattacatttccctgatcatgaatgatgtttagcatcttttcatgtgtctcttggtcaTCTGTagatcttttttggaaaaatgcatgttcatgtcttctgcccatttttaactggattatttgtgtttttggtgttgagttatataagttttttatgtattttggaactaactctttatcagatatatcatttgcaaatatcttctttcattcaataggttgtctttttgttttgttggttgttctttcccttttcttaagATACCAGTCATACTGGACAAAGAGCTCACCTTACTTCAATACGATATAAGtgtaactaattacatctgcaaaactccatttccaaataagttcacattcaCAGGAATCATGAGTTCAGACTTCAACTTGACTTTTTGGAGGGCGCAATTCCATCCAAAACAGTCACCTGTGTCCTCTAGCTATTGTATGATGTCTCTAGTCTCTCCCCTTTGTGGAAGCATGGTTCATTGCATCCCCTCATTGAACTCACTTATCTTCATACAGAGTCCACATTTGCCCCACAAAACATGAATATCACTCTTTTCAAGGCCACCAATGATTCCTGGTTGCCAAATCCAGACTCCTCTGATCTTGAACTTGACCTCTTAGCACCACTGCACCGTTAACAATTGGTTTTTCTAGTCTCCTGTGCGATAGCACTCTCTTGACCTTTGTCTCCcatccttgcctctctctctcagccttctTTGCTGGCATgtcttcttctggttttttttttttaagtttttatttatttaagtaatctctacacccaacgtggggcccaaactcacaacacggagctcaagagtcacatgctcttctaattgagccagccaggcgcccctggcatcGCTTCATGATTCTATAGTTTAAAATTCCCCAGAGATCAGTACCAGTCCCCTTCCCTTATCCTTTAGTACATTCCTCTTAGATGACCATCCATTCCCATATTTCTAAACCCCTTCCAAATCCATAgcctattttgttttctgaacctCTGGACTCATATAACCCACacacattgttttgttttacatgtcTACTTAGATTTCTAATAGGCTTCGCGAACTTAATGTGGTCAGACTAGAATTCTTTGATTTTCCTCTTAAACCAGTCCAGTTCTTCCCCCATTCTTCCCAATAAAGGGTATTACTATTTACCCAGTAATTCAAATGAAAACATCTAGGTTTGAGTTTTTTCTCTTGTGCCTCTCTTCCCTAACAACCTCTAACCCACCCCCATGTTCTACCTACTCCATCTTCACTGTTTACATCTTATATATCAACCTTCTAAAACAAGCTGTCATCATCTCTTACCTGATGACTAATACAACTTTCTAATTGGCCTGCTTATTTCCAATCTTGTTTTTCAGAATTCACTCTCCTTAAGGAAaccagagagatttttttttaaaggatgaaaataaaaggcattcccATGGCACTTGAATAAAAGCTCATCTCCTTGTTTGATTTACAAAACCTCTTGTAATCTGGCCTGTCTTCTTTCTAGCTTTATTTTGTGCATGTCTTTCCTTTACTCCCCATATACCAAGCCCTATGGccttttttttctagcttactaACCCTTTGGTCCAGAAAGCTATTTTCCCTGGTCTTTGGCTGGCTAACTCTTTTCATTTAGACCTTAACTTAAATGTCACCTATAGAAAAAGGTCAAAGTAAAGCAGTTCTAACTAGTTCTACCTTCCCACCCTACTTTTAATATAATTCTATGATATCATTCATTGTCTCTttcccccactagaatgtaagcccAGGAGAGCAGAGATCATATCTGTCATGCTCCCTATGTACATCTGTGGTCTACTGTCACAAAAAAGCCAGATgacaaatagccaaaaaaaaatttgtgttaaACAAATAGCATCTATTTTCATGAATTTGCATGTTAGAAATTTTGGCTATTCTTGGCTGGTGCATTTCTTCTGGCCTCAGTCGGGCTTATACCTCTGGCCAATAGCTCACTGTCAATTGAGATGATTCAGATGACTGGACAGCTTGGCTTGCTCACAAGGCACTAATAGGGGTGCAACTGTGAGAATAGGTCTCAGTGAAGAAATTCTTTATAAGCTTCTCATTATGTCATCATTGCTAACATCtaattggccaaagcaagtcacattgACAAAACCAGGGTACAAAGTAGATGGGCACTTGAATGTTATGTAGCAATAGACATAGTCATGGGGAAGGTGTGGTATTGAGACCACTAATATAATCAATCTACCCCAATATGATATCCCCAGCCCTTGtttaatgaatgaaggaatgattctttcaaaatgaacaaaagaacaaaaaattagtgaaaaaagATTACTCTGGCACACACAGTTGTAATACCACAGTCCCAATGAAGGATTCTCAATTGGGGGTTTCAGAATGGGCTTCAGAGGGCTGGAGGATTTCTGAAATAGTATGTAAAATTAGGGAAAAAGTTGTCCTTCTGGGCAGACAGTAGCACATATTACAGTCCAGGCCACATCCACTCTCTTGCCTGGGTGCCATTGTGCAATACACAACTGTATGGAATAGCTCTGAGCACTAGCATCTTAGGATAAGTTTGAGTCTTTCTCTTCTATCTTTAGTATAGTTTCCTGGCTTGACAAAGGCTGTATCTGGGTGTTTGAATGTCCCTCTCTGCCTACTATCAGTGTTGATTCTCACAAGTCAATTATTTCTTGCCATGTctattagaagaagaaaatggagattcATTCTGTTTGGAAAACACCCAGCCTCCTGGTGTGTCCCCTAGGGCAAGTCCTTCTCAACTTCTACCTGGAAATCTACCTGCATTTTACTGTGGCCTTTATGGGGAATTTTTCTTTAAGTCCTGAACATAGATCAATTTGCCTCATCTTGAGAAGGCATCTTTGAATCAACACCAATCCCAAATGAATCACAAAGATATATGCAACTGAGGTTACCATAGGTAACATCAATCAAACATGGTACCTCATATTGGCCTCCCTAACTACTCCgtctgtttaaaacatttttttacacaTTCAGAAAGTCTCTAAAATGACAGATTCTTGTTTGGATCAAGGGAAGTCTCATTCCTAGGGAGATAGTATCTAACTTATTTCCGTGGACATCATAAATGATGTAAAGAGACTGTGTTCTCATTTATAACAAGTATTTTTGGAAACTTGATTTTCGAGTTTCAAAGAGAAGGAAGTCCAAACCATGGTAATGGTACAAAATGGACGTTTCTATGACTATGACTATGTCTGTCTTTTCatgcagtttttaaattaaattatatcatagcatccttcttttaaaatattttcttactttatttggACACTCTAATTTCTTTTAATCACAAATAATCCATATCACAAGAAAGTGTatggtgcatgggtggctcagtctgttaagcacctggctttggcttcacccatttcacccaccacCCGTCACACCTCTGGCAAGCACCTATCTATGagcttgtttgtcttgttttgtttgtttttaagataagaTTCCAAAAATAagtgagatcacatggtatttatctttctctgtctgacttcatGCAGCATAATGGCTCTAAGATCCATTCATATGGTCACAtatgtaagatttcattcttttcttatgaatgaataatattccattgtgtaaatatatatgtaaataaatatttggacaACAGtattaagtatataatatattgcCATAACTTATATACTCCATAATGGTTttcatagtggttgcaccaatttactcCCATCAATGGTGCAcaaaggttcctctttctccacattcttgccaacatttggtatcTCTTATCTTTATGATTTTAGCCGTTCTAACAGCTGTGAgctgctatctcattgtggttttgacttgcatttccctgatgatcaatgACGTTGGGCATATTTTCATGTACCTTctagccatttgtatgttttctttttttttttatttttttaatgtttattcatttctgagagacagagaggcagagcacgagctggaaagggacagagagggagacacagaatctgaagcaggctccaggtcctcaGCTGTCATTTCAGAGGGGGACAtaaagcttgaacccatgaaatgtgagatcatgacctgagcagaagtcagatgcttaaccaactgagccacccaagtgcccccatatgtatgtcttctttggaaaaatatctattttgatcctctgcccattttctaatcagattgtttggtttgtttgtttgtttgtttagctgttgagttgtatgtgtTCCTTATATGCTTTGAATATTAagtccttatcagatatatgatttgcagatattttcccCCATTTCATAGGGTGCCTTTTCATCTTGTCAATggctttctttgctgtgcagaggtttttaatgtttggtttgaTGAGGTcctctgtttgttttattttgcctttccttTTGTATCAAGTCCAAAAAGTTCATTGCCAAGActaatgtcaaggagcttacagcctatgttttcttttagttttatagttGTATGTCTTAcacatctttcattcattttgagttaatcttGGGATATGATGTGAGATAGTAGTCCAAAGGAACCTATACTTTTTTCTCTGGTTCCAGATCACTCTCTGCGTCAGTTCTCCAACAATTAACCTTAATCAGCAACATTAGAATTCCAGACAAGGCATTCAAGGCTGCTGGATTCTTACAATAATCTAAAAGGGTTTAGGTTGATAATCCCAGGATTAGCATTGGAAATGTTAATAGAGTTGCTGCGACTTTGAAGTCACATCTTAGCAACACCCCAGTCTTCTTTCATGGAAAGTTTTCCATAAACACATTATCCACCACTTGACCCTAGAGAACTCAGTTCATCATTTGCTGCttcatttaccattttaaagactTATTTTCTGCAGCTTCCCAGATTCATCCTGAATAATCAATAACCATAATTATTCTAGGGCCATGAAGAACTCAGGGAGAGTAAAACcacttagaaaaatattcttcTCTGAAGCTGAACTCAATACTACAACAATCAGACAGCTGATCTAGCTGGTATGTTTAttcatattacttttatttatttacactttctttttaaatgttttttatttatttttttaattattttttttattttttaNNNNNNNNNNNNNNNNNNNNNNNNNNNNNNNNNNNNNNNNNNNNNNNNNNNNNNNNNNNNNNNNNNNNNNNNNNNNNNNNNNNNNNNNNNNNNNNNNNNNctatcttggagaatgtgccatgtgcactcgaaaagaaggtaaatttcctatctttaggatgtagagttctaaatatatctatgagttccatctgttccaaagtgtcgttcaggtccattgtttccttagtgattttctgtctggttgatctatccattgctgtcagtggagtattaaagtcccctgcaattagcacatttttgtcaataagattgtttctttctgtgattagttgctttatgtatttgggtgctcccatgtTAGGCGCATAgctatttataattgttagctcttcctgatggagagatcctgtaattattatataatgtccttcttcatctcttgttactgcctttactttaaagtccagtttgtctgaaattagtatggctaccccagctttcttttggcttccagttgcctgatagatatttctccatccctttactttcaacctgtaggtgtcttccggtcgaaaatgcgtctcctgtagacagcaaatagatgggttttgttttttgatccattctgctaccctgtatttatttttgagagacaaagagagacagtgtacgcagggaagggtcagagagagagggagatacagaatgaagcaggctccaggctctgagctagctgtcagcacagagcccaatgtggggttcagacccacaaaccgtgagtgaAGTGAGTTGCTACATTTGAAAGGAGGGGGATTGCACCATTCATCTTCTCCTTTGCCCTTTCATTAATCTCCTATTATATTTCCAGAAGATTCCAGGAACTCTTGAATGGAACTTAAAATCCACTACTTCAGTAGAATAGAAAATGCATCTTGCCTCTAATTAAGGTTACAagatttagcaaaaaaaaaaaaaaaacccaaaaaacaatatatatataggatgcccagttaaatttgaatttcagatcaaCAGCATGCACTGTTTTAGGATAAGCATGTCATATGCAGTATTTGGAACACACTACAAAGTTACTCGGTGTGGatctgaaattcaaatcaaacTGAGAATCCTGTACTTAACTGGAAACCCTAcctctacttttttatttaaactttctgtgccttaattttctcatttgtaaagtgggggACATGATAGTACCTATGtaacaggatttaaaaaataagttaatatttgtaaagcatataGAAGAGTTCTTGGCACATAATGAGTGCTATATTACTACCTATTAACTATTCCTATTGTTATATTATTAGCTAATTAACTACTTTTAGTAGTGGTATTGCTTTTAAGTGGTTGTAATAAGACTAACTTGATATAATTGTTAGTGGACTGAATTCTATCTCCCTAAAATTcttatattgaagccctaacccccaatgtgacagTACACAGAGACTGGGCATTTAAAGAGGTTATTAAGGTTTAATGATGTGCTAAGGGTGGGATCCTAATGCAATATGcttggtgtccttataaagaCGGAGAGACACCAGGGATGTGTGCACAGAAGAAAACGTCACATGAGGATGTAGTGAGGAGGTCGCAATCCAACAAGCCAAACAGAGAGGACTCAAGAGAAACTAAacatgctgacaccttgatcttgaactttcagcctccagaactataagaaaatacaCTTCAGTATTTGTatgtggtattctgttatggcGGCCCAAGGAAAGTAATACAGTGTTTGTGCACAtgactgttttttgtttctgaagacagaaaagttatttaatgattttaagaagtatttattcTTCAGAGGAATAGTACATTAGGATTGGGGCTAGGAAaatagggaatttaaaaaattccttttaggTAACTAAtacttttagaaatagaaaaaagagtgTTTGATTAAATCTCTTCATTTCtggagtggagaaaaaaagatatctTACTGAGAAGAAGACCTCACAGCAGACTGACTTCCACTTGAGGATGAGCCTATTGGACTATTCCCAAGCCagtttcacaggaaaaaaagattCCTCTGGATGGTCTTTATTTCTTTGGGATCTAACTTGAGAATGCATTTTTACTACCTCCACCTTCTGAAACAAAGAGTGACATAGTCACCCAAGAAATGGATGTAGCTAAGGAAGGCTAAGGAATGCTTCATAATTAAACAAGTCACGGAAGTCAGTCTCCAGTTCATTTTATGGAGAGTGTACACATCCAGGGACTTCATGACGGCCTCCTGTGGGCATCTCCCATACTCTAGGTCACCTGCTGGAGAGATTCATCAACCACACCAAAGAGTGAGCACTAGGCATTCAGAAACTACTCCAAATCTTCTTCATCCTAGATGCCAAGGGTGTCCTGAAGACACTGTAAGGCTATTCTCTTCTGCAAGAAGGTTGCCTTGTCTTTAATGATCTTCTCACTGGTGTGGGACAGGGTTTCTAGGGTACCTGATGTCAGAGAGGTTTCTGTGCAAGGTATCCTTAAGCTCTGGGAAGTCATGCAATAAGGGGTCAAGGCTAAAGACCAGAAATACATTGTGTTCACATGCCCACTCATTCTGGGGAGTTTCCTGGATATTCTTCAGGTATTCTGCAGGAGTTGTTCCTCCCAGAGGGCATGTGTGCTGGGGTCCCTGTCCAGCTTGGTCCAgacagtgtagaagctttttccGAGGCCCTGCATGCTTTTGGGCAAGCTTTATGAGATTTATGTGAACTGTTTGGATGCAATGATGATGATACTGGCTGAATGGCATCTCTTCCAGACAGTTCTCCAGGCTCTGGGAGGCAGCCCCTGCGCTGAGAGGTCCCACAGCACCACACTGGGAAGTTGGAGGTAGAGTAGCATGTGTGAATCTGGGTGGTCCTCACCACCCCCGGAGGAACCAAGGCCTCCTCGTCAGGCCCAACTCCCTGCAGTGCACTGATGAAGGAGGACATGCTGTTGCCAGAGTCCCCAGTCACAGCAATGCTCAGCTGGGCACTGGATGCTGTCTCTAGGTTCTCCTTGAGCAGGTTCCCCCTGGACTACCTCCAGAAGCTTCCCTTCTCCTAAGGCCTTTTCAATGTTCATGGGACCTGCCTTATATAAAATGACCTACCTCATATGGTATTCCACAGCAGAGGTGAAGGATATAAATAACAGGGTGTGAGGGAACAGGGCTGGCTACATGACACTACTGACCAGAGAAGTAACCTcacaagactttaaaaatatatttccagggctcctagatggctcagtctgttaaacgtctgactcttagtttgggctcaggtcatgctctcacatttgtgagtttgaaccctgagttCAAGTCTCAAGGAGGCCAACTCTGAAGGGCCTTTTTTTCTGTGACCCTCAGCCAAGAAATAGGGAAGAGGACCAGGATGTGGTTTTAGCCACCAAGGAGCTCATACCTTGATCCTTGATTGGTAAGAGCACACAAAAGAAGGCTGCTTCAGAGAAGCCATTTGCCAGCAGGATTCATTCAGGTTGAGGACCTCGGAAACCACTCAAATACCTCCAATAAACTCCACTAAAGTTCTGTGTCTGCATGATAATTAAGAAATCACAATACCTCGTGTTGACaattattacaaatatttgttcCTTAGAAGTTAAATATTGCCTGAAAGatccaataaaaataatgatagctttaaaaaaaaaaaagcacagagcctgcttgggattctctctcactctctctcttcccctcccttgttcatgttctctctctttctctgtcccaaaataaacttgaaaaaagtataTTTCTATTGGCCACTACAGAAAttgaaatggtattttaaatatgagtaaaaagtgatattttaacaaattgaagTGATGATTCTTTCCATTAAACATactctgaaatatttcttattcctGTACTTTTTGAAGTTTTGTGCTTCTTTGACATTTATAACTCACTTGAGGGTTATTTTTGTAATTGTCTCATATTATAAAATGTTCcaatagatgaaaataaaatatctccagGAAGTGAGGCTTTGGCCAAAAGTGATACAATTCTCAAGCCCAGATAAAGTAACTGGTTTGAATCTCAAAATGctgttatttctaattttctttccttcttcttcctcctcatctgtTGCTAGGATTCACGAACTAGTTAAAGAGTAGGCATTTACTTTTAGAATTTGGTGGTATTCATTATTTTAGCTAGACCAGgcagttaaatataaaatacatcaaTATTCAGTGTAAACTGCCCATGACAGCATCTTGGAATTGACTTTTAATGTTGAGTATGTTCTTATGCTTTATTTCATAAGTTAACTTACTGGTTAATCCCTTTCATTGTTTTGTCAATTCTTTGAGAcctaaataattttacatatctCGCAAAGATATAGATTTACTTTCTCTCCTTAAAAGACACTCATCCatgatttgcttcaaaataatgagGGAGTGAGGAGGAGTGAAGCAAGATTAGTAGTGAGATGACTATTGTGGATGCATGATCAGGATTATTATGACATCTGTCTACTTTTGgctatgtttaaaaatttcca encodes:
- the IRGM gene encoding LOW QUALITY PROTEIN: immunity-related GTPase family M protein (The sequence of the model RefSeq protein was modified relative to this genomic sequence to represent the inferred CDS: inserted 7 bases in 5 codons; deleted 3 bases in 2 codons; substituted 6 bases at 6 genomic stop codons) is translated as MNIEKALGEGKLLEVVQGELLKENLETASSAQLSIAVTGDSGNSMSSFISALQGVGPDEEALVPPGVVRTTQIHTCYSTSNFPXVVLWDLXSAGAASQSLENCLEEMPFSQYXIIIASKQFTXISXSLPKSMQGLGKSFYTVWTKLDRDPSTHALWEEQLLQNTXKNIQETPQNEWACEHNVFLVFSLDPLLHDFPELKDTLHRNLSDIRYXLETLSHTSEKIIKDKATFLQKRIALQCLQDTLGIXDEEDLEXFLNAXCSLFGVVDESLQQVTXSMGDPQEAVMKSLDVYTLHKMNWRLTSVTCLIMKHSLAFLSYIHFLGDYVTLCFRRWR